From Struthio camelus isolate bStrCam1 chromosome 29, bStrCam1.hap1, whole genome shotgun sequence, a single genomic window includes:
- the LOC138062776 gene encoding olfactory receptor 14A16-like, giving the protein MSNSSSPNDFLLLAFADTRELQLLHFSLFLGIYLAALLANGLIITAVACHHRLHTPMYFFLLHLALLDLASISTTVHKSMANSLRDTRTISYAGCAAQVFFFSFSVGTECSLLTVMAYDRYIAICRPLHYGTLMCTRACVRMAAAAWASGFLCAVLHTANIFSMPLCQGNVLDQFFCEVPQILKLSCSHSYLREVGLIVVTACLMFGCFVFIVLSYVQIFRAVLKMPSEQGRHKAFSMCLPHLAVVSLYMTTGLFGYLKPPSISCAALDVVLAVVYSVVPPAVNPLLYSMRNKELQEALRKLIQLVLVQQH; this is encoded by the coding sequence atgtccaacagcagctctcccaatgacttcctcctcctggcgtttgcagacacacgggagctgcagctcttgcacttctctctcttcctgggcatctacctggctgccctcctggccaacggcctcatcatcacagccgtagcctgccaccaccgcctccacacccccatgtacttcttcctcctccacctcgccctcctcgacctggcctccatctccaccactgtccacaaatccatggccaattccctgagggacaccaggaccatttcctacgcaggatgtgctgcccaggtctttttcttttccttttcggTTGGAACTGAGTGTTcccttctcacagtcatggcctacgaccgctacattgccatctgcagacccctgcactacggcaCCCTCAtgtgcaccagagcttgtgtcaggatggcagcagctgcctgggccagtggttttctctgtgctgtgctgcacactgCTAACATATTTTCCATGccactctgccaaggcaatgtcctggaccagttcttctgtgaagttccccagatcctcaagctctcctgctcacactcctaccttaGGGAAGTTGGTCTTATTGTGGTTACTGCCTGTTTAatgtttgggtgttttgttttcattgtgctgtcctacgtgcagatcttcagagctgtgctgaagatgccctctgagcagggaaggcacaaagccttctccatgtgcctccctcacctggctgtggtctctcTGTACATGACCACTGGCTTGTTTGGCTACCTGAAGCCTCCCTCTATCTCCTGTGCAGCTCTGGATGTGGTGCTGGccgttgtgtactcggtggtgcctccagcagtgaaccccctcctctacagcatgaggaacaaggagctccaggaggcactgaggaaactgattcagctggttctagttcagcagcactaa
- the LOC138062775 gene encoding olfactory receptor 14C36-like — protein sequence MAYDRYVAICRPLHYGTLVGTRACVRMAAAAWASGFLHALLHTANTFSIPLCQGNVLDQFFCEIPHVLKLSCSQSYLREVWALVFSVCSGFGCFVFIVLSYVQIFTAVLRLPSEQGRHKAFSMCLPHLAVVSLFVSTIMFAYLKPPSMSSPALDLVVAVVYSVVPPAVNPLLCSMRNKELKDALEKLLQSVQC from the coding sequence atggcctatgaccgctacgttgccatctgcagacccctgcactacgggaccctcgtgggcaccagagcttgtgtcaggatggcagcagctgcctgggccagtggttttctccatgctctcctgcacactgccaacacattttccattcctctctgccaaggcaatgtcctggaccagttcttctgtgagattcctcatgtcctcaagctctcctgctcacaatcctacctccgggaagtgtgGGCGCTTGTGTTTAGTGTTTGTTCAGgctttgggtgtttcgttttcattgtgctgtcctatgtgcagatcttcacagctgtgctgaggctgccctctgagcagggccggcacaaagccttctccatgtgcctcccacacctggctgtcgtctccctctttgtcagtaccatcatgtttgcctacctgaagcccccctccatgtcctccccagctctggatctggtggtagctgttgtgtactcggtggtgcctccagcagtgaaccccctcctctgcagcatgaggaacaaggagctcaaggatgccctggagAAACTCTTGCAATCAGTGCAATGTTAG